A window from Hoeflea sp. IMCC20628 encodes these proteins:
- a CDS encoding SDR family oxidoreductase produces MDLGLTGKRALVLASSRGLGLGIAEALAAEGANVLITGRDAARLGAAVDAINARGAGTARFVVSDLSDKGTPALLEEAVDKEFGGLDILVNNTGGPPPGSMSDADLSVVHRQFEIMVLSVMDITARFLPGMRAQGWGRVLTVASSGVIQPIPNLGLSNALRSTLGGWSKSMANETAGDGVTFNMLLPGRINTDRLKELDTANAKRSGKSIEDVSKAAQGQIPVGRYGAVEEFASTAAFLVSARASYINGSMIRCDGGAIKSI; encoded by the coding sequence ATGGATCTTGGATTGACAGGAAAACGGGCCTTGGTGCTGGCCTCATCACGCGGACTCGGGCTCGGCATCGCCGAGGCACTCGCGGCGGAAGGCGCCAATGTGCTGATTACCGGACGTGACGCCGCCCGGTTGGGAGCCGCTGTCGACGCCATCAATGCGCGTGGCGCGGGGACCGCACGGTTTGTGGTTTCGGACCTGTCAGACAAGGGCACACCGGCACTGCTGGAAGAGGCCGTTGACAAGGAATTCGGCGGGCTCGACATTCTGGTTAACAACACCGGTGGTCCGCCTCCCGGCTCCATGAGCGACGCCGATCTTTCCGTGGTGCACCGGCAGTTCGAAATCATGGTGCTGAGCGTGATGGACATCACCGCGCGGTTCTTGCCCGGCATGCGCGCGCAGGGCTGGGGCCGGGTGCTGACCGTAGCCTCCTCCGGCGTGATCCAGCCGATCCCCAATCTCGGTCTGTCCAATGCGCTGAGATCGACGCTGGGCGGCTGGTCGAAATCCATGGCCAACGAGACCGCCGGCGACGGCGTGACCTTCAATATGCTTCTGCCTGGACGGATTAACACCGACCGGCTGAAAGAACTCGATACCGCAAACGCAAAGCGCTCCGGCAAGAGCATTGAAGATGTGTCGAAGGCCGCACAGGGGCAAATACCGGTCGGACGTTATGGCGCGGTGGAAGAGTTTGCCTCCACGGCTGCGTTCCTGGTCAGCGCGCGGGCTAGCTACATCAACGGATCGATGATCCGCTGCGATGGCGGCGCGATCAAGTCGATCTGA
- a CDS encoding D-amino-acid transaminase, which produces MRTVYVNGAYVPENEAKVSVFDRGFLFGDGIYEVAAVLGSKLIDFPAHMARLHRSADELGMRFTVSDDDLLTIHRELVSRNSVDEGMVYLQMTRGAIDRDFLFDTEKLTPTLVLFTQSRPLIDTATAKNGLKIISIPDLRWGRCDIKTVQLLYPSLGKMEAKSRGADDAWMVRDGMVTEGTSNNAFIVTREGTIVTRPLSHSILPGITRSALMTYAAKSGTKIEEREFSIEEARNAAEAFITSASVFVGPVISIDGVELSGGKPGPVTLDLRKTYIEESLTRAV; this is translated from the coding sequence ATGCGCACAGTTTATGTCAACGGAGCCTATGTGCCCGAGAACGAGGCAAAAGTCTCCGTGTTTGACCGCGGTTTCCTGTTTGGCGACGGCATCTATGAAGTGGCAGCTGTGCTCGGCTCGAAGCTCATCGATTTCCCGGCGCATATGGCGCGGCTGCACCGCTCCGCCGACGAACTCGGCATGCGCTTTACCGTCAGCGATGATGATTTGCTGACGATCCACCGCGAGCTGGTCAGCCGCAACAGCGTCGACGAAGGCATGGTCTATCTGCAGATGACCCGCGGCGCTATTGACCGCGATTTTCTGTTTGATACCGAAAAACTGACGCCGACGCTGGTCCTGTTTACCCAGAGCCGCCCGTTGATCGACACGGCGACGGCGAAAAACGGCTTGAAGATCATCTCGATCCCGGACCTGCGCTGGGGTCGCTGCGATATCAAGACCGTGCAACTGCTCTATCCCTCGCTGGGCAAGATGGAAGCCAAATCCCGAGGCGCCGACGATGCCTGGATGGTTCGCGACGGAATGGTGACCGAGGGCACGTCGAACAACGCCTTCATCGTCACCCGCGAAGGCACGATCGTGACCCGGCCGCTGTCGCATTCGATTCTGCCCGGCATCACCCGCTCCGCATTGATGACCTATGCCGCCAAGAGCGGTACAAAGATCGAAGAGCGTGAGTTCAGCATCGAGGAAGCCAGGAACGCCGCCGAGGCTTTCATCACCTCGGCGTCTGTCTTTGTCGGTCCGGTGATTTCTATCGACGGTGTTGAACTCTCGGGCGGCAAGCCCGGTCCCGTGACGCTGGATCTGCGAAAAACCTATATCGAGGAAAGCCTCACGCGCGCCGTTTGA
- a CDS encoding DegT/DnrJ/EryC1/StrS family aminotransferase encodes MTQRIAYTKPSITELEVDYATDAARNGWGAQCYDYIHRLERDFAAHLGVAHAVATSSCTGAMHLGLAALGVGAGDEVILADSNWIASVAPVVHLGATPVLVDILEDTWCLDPALVEAAITPRTKAIIAVHLYGSMGDMDRLLEIGARHGVAVIEDAAEAIGSSWWGRRAGSMGAFGTFSFHGTKTMTTGEGGMFVTNDAALFAQVTTLSNHGRDPSEPRQFFPTVTGYKFKMANVSAAIGCAQVERIDDLIAGKRRIMELYRALLSGVDGLSLNAEPDGTVNGYWMPTVVFDRDTGVSRERLISAFQEADIDARVFFWPLSELPMFDTRPGNVIAHDIASRAINLPSYHDMDEAAQTRVAAVITGMLTA; translated from the coding sequence ATGACCCAACGCATCGCCTATACAAAACCATCGATCACAGAGCTCGAGGTCGACTATGCAACCGATGCGGCGCGCAACGGCTGGGGCGCGCAGTGCTACGATTACATCCACCGGCTCGAACGGGATTTTGCCGCCCATCTTGGTGTCGCCCACGCTGTCGCAACATCGAGCTGCACCGGCGCGATGCATCTGGGCCTAGCGGCCCTTGGCGTCGGAGCGGGCGATGAGGTGATACTGGCTGACAGCAACTGGATCGCCTCGGTGGCACCCGTGGTGCATCTGGGCGCGACGCCGGTGCTGGTCGATATTCTGGAAGACACCTGGTGCCTTGATCCGGCGCTGGTTGAAGCGGCGATCACGCCCAGGACCAAGGCGATCATCGCGGTTCACCTATATGGATCGATGGGTGACATGGACCGGCTTCTGGAGATCGGCGCCCGCCACGGCGTGGCGGTGATCGAGGATGCGGCGGAAGCCATCGGCTCGAGCTGGTGGGGCCGGCGTGCCGGATCGATGGGCGCATTCGGCACGTTTTCGTTTCACGGCACCAAGACCATGACCACCGGCGAAGGCGGTATGTTCGTCACCAATGATGCAGCACTTTTTGCGCAAGTGACGACGCTCTCCAATCACGGCAGGGACCCGAGCGAACCGCGGCAGTTCTTCCCGACCGTGACCGGTTACAAGTTCAAGATGGCCAATGTGTCCGCGGCGATCGGCTGCGCCCAGGTCGAGCGGATCGACGATCTGATCGCCGGCAAGCGGCGCATCATGGAGCTCTACCGTGCACTTCTGTCGGGCGTGGACGGGCTTTCGCTCAATGCCGAACCAGACGGCACCGTCAACGGCTACTGGATGCCGACCGTGGTATTTGACCGGGACACCGGCGTCAGCCGCGAGAGGCTGATCAGCGCCTTTCAGGAGGCCGATATCGATGCGCGGGTGTTCTTCTGGCCGCTGTCGGAGTTGCCGATGTTTGATACCCGCCCCGGCAATGTCATCGCCCACGACATCGCCTCACGCGCCATCAACCTGCCGAGCTATCACGACATGGATGAAGCAGCCCAAACGCGCGTCGCTGCGGTGATCACCGGGATGCTGACTGCATAA
- a CDS encoding class I SAM-dependent methyltransferase — MYCRHCGGADFIPFLDLGLAPPSNSYLEAEDLARPEKSYPLVIRTCTECWLTQTEDFADREEFFSGDYAYFSSFSGTWLDHAKTYVEDMRDRFGLGQHSLVAEIAANDGYLLQYVKALGIPCYGVEPTHNTAQAARAKGIEIVEEFFGFALARQLAGEGRQADLIAANNVLAHVPDINDFVAGFAGLLKPAGVATFEFPHILEMVCGNQFDTAYHEHYSYLSLLSVERIFAQNGLTVFDVDVTPHHGGSLRVYACRSDHHAHALTPTVAAMIEAERDAGLGGAAFYSGFQASAEAARDSFRGFLAEASTAGLKVAAYGAAAKGNTLLNFAGSTARDIAFVVDRNPAKQGRFMPGSQIPIVDEAHLISEQPDRVVILPWNIETEIRTQLSCISDWGGQFVTAIPKLAIRS; from the coding sequence ATGTACTGCAGGCATTGCGGCGGCGCTGATTTCATCCCGTTTCTCGACCTGGGGCTGGCGCCGCCATCCAATTCTTATCTTGAGGCTGAAGACCTTGCGCGTCCGGAAAAAAGCTATCCGCTGGTCATCCGCACCTGCACCGAGTGCTGGTTGACCCAGACCGAGGATTTCGCCGACCGGGAGGAGTTCTTTTCCGGCGACTATGCCTATTTCTCGTCGTTCTCCGGCACCTGGCTTGATCATGCCAAGACCTATGTCGAGGACATGCGCGACCGGTTCGGTCTCGGGCAACACAGCCTTGTCGCCGAGATCGCCGCCAATGACGGCTATCTGCTGCAATATGTCAAAGCGCTCGGTATCCCCTGCTATGGCGTAGAGCCGACGCACAACACGGCCCAAGCCGCGCGCGCCAAGGGCATTGAAATTGTCGAGGAGTTTTTTGGCTTCGCGCTGGCCAGACAGCTGGCAGGCGAGGGGCGACAGGCGGATCTGATCGCCGCCAACAATGTGCTGGCACATGTGCCCGACATCAATGATTTCGTCGCCGGTTTTGCCGGGCTGCTCAAGCCTGCGGGCGTGGCGACATTCGAATTTCCGCATATTCTGGAAATGGTCTGCGGCAACCAGTTCGATACTGCCTATCACGAACATTATTCCTATCTGTCGCTGCTTTCAGTCGAGCGGATCTTTGCCCAGAACGGGCTTACGGTTTTTGATGTCGATGTCACGCCGCATCACGGCGGCAGCCTCAGGGTTTATGCCTGCCGCTCGGATCATCACGCCCATGCGCTAACGCCGACGGTGGCGGCGATGATCGAGGCCGAGCGCGATGCCGGACTTGGTGGCGCGGCGTTCTATTCAGGCTTCCAGGCCAGCGCTGAAGCCGCCCGGGACTCATTTCGCGGCTTTCTCGCGGAAGCGAGCACCGCCGGGCTCAAAGTGGCGGCCTATGGCGCGGCCGCCAAGGGCAACACGCTGTTGAATTTCGCAGGCAGCACAGCGCGCGACATTGCGTTTGTCGTCGACCGCAATCCGGCCAAGCAGGGACGCTTCATGCCCGGCTCGCAGATTCCGATTGTCGACGAGGCGCATCTCATCTCAGAGCAACCAGACAGGGTAGTGATACTGCCATGGAACATCGAGACAGAAATCAGGACCCAGCTTTCCTGTATCAGCGATTGGGGTGGGCAGTTCGTGACCGCGATTCCGAAACTGGCGATCCGGAGTTGA
- the rfbC gene encoding dTDP-4-dehydrorhamnose 3,5-epimerase, whose product MSASPFTITPLMQAAEGEAGIGPALVRRTPLFDDRGAFARIFCAEALAEIGWPGAVSQVNHSRTTRRGTVRGLHFQLPPHAEAKLVICIRGAVHDIAVDIRAGSPTRYTHVAAELSAETATAMYVPEGFAHGFQALSDDVELIYVHSAPYIAAAEAGLRHDDPKLAIAWPLPVTGMSTRDASFPLIADAEIAL is encoded by the coding sequence ATGAGCGCATCGCCGTTCACCATAACGCCGCTCATGCAAGCGGCGGAAGGCGAAGCAGGTATTGGTCCAGCGCTTGTGCGCCGCACGCCGCTGTTTGACGACCGCGGCGCCTTTGCCCGGATTTTCTGCGCCGAGGCTCTGGCAGAGATTGGCTGGCCGGGAGCTGTTTCCCAGGTCAATCACAGCCGCACCACCCGTCGCGGTACGGTTCGTGGGCTGCATTTTCAGCTTCCGCCCCATGCCGAGGCCAAGCTGGTCATCTGCATTCGCGGCGCGGTACATGACATTGCCGTCGATATTCGCGCCGGCAGTCCGACCCGGTATACCCATGTTGCTGCCGAACTGTCAGCGGAAACCGCAACCGCGATGTATGTACCCGAGGGCTTCGCGCATGGCTTTCAGGCACTCAGCGACGATGTCGAGCTGATCTATGTTCACTCTGCCCCCTATATCGCAGCAGCGGAAGCAGGTCTTCGCCACGATGATCCGAAGCTCGCGATTGCCTGGCCTTTGCCGGTTACTGGGATGTCGACGCGCGATGCATCGTTCCCGTTGATTGCAGATGCAGAGATTGCGTTGTGA
- the rfbG gene encoding CDP-glucose 4,6-dehydratase, translating to MEKLVTAEKLASEAKAVNQALPDPDFWRGRKVLLTGHTGFKGSWLLYWLEAMGADVTGCSLPPEQPSALFPLLHSEGRLSGEIADIRDAQQLTSLVERAQPEIVLHLAAQSLVRRSYADPVGTFATNVTGTNNLLQALAKTGTARAIVVTTTDKVYKNSGDGHRFRENDPLGGEDPYSASKAACEMVVAGWRAHFEDSRCGIATARAGNVIGGGDWAEDRLFPDAVRSWSKGEILSVRRPLATRPWQHVLEPLRGYLVLAERLASGADLAPAYNFGPTEDSATVRDVLTLAACHFGGAGIEYAEILEGPAEAEALALDPSLAASDLAISGLWGLDQTVALTARWYRELLGGRSGRDLCEEDCSTYFEAASRASSGVRR from the coding sequence ATGGAAAAGCTGGTGACAGCGGAAAAGCTTGCAAGCGAGGCAAAGGCGGTAAATCAGGCCTTGCCCGATCCGGATTTCTGGCGCGGTCGCAAAGTGCTTCTGACCGGGCACACCGGCTTCAAGGGTTCGTGGCTGCTGTACTGGCTGGAAGCGATGGGCGCGGACGTGACCGGCTGCTCACTGCCGCCTGAGCAACCTTCGGCACTGTTCCCGCTGCTGCACTCGGAAGGCCGGCTGTCCGGCGAAATTGCCGATATCCGCGATGCGCAGCAACTGACCAGTCTTGTCGAGCGCGCACAGCCCGAAATTGTCCTCCACCTCGCCGCCCAGTCACTTGTCCGCCGCAGCTATGCCGATCCCGTAGGCACCTTCGCCACCAATGTGACAGGCACCAACAATCTGCTGCAGGCGCTGGCAAAGACAGGAACAGCGCGGGCCATCGTCGTCACCACGACCGACAAGGTCTACAAGAATTCAGGCGACGGTCACCGGTTTCGTGAAAACGATCCGCTGGGCGGTGAAGATCCCTACTCGGCCAGCAAGGCAGCTTGCGAGATGGTGGTGGCCGGCTGGCGTGCACATTTTGAAGACAGCCGTTGCGGCATCGCTACCGCGCGCGCCGGCAACGTAATTGGCGGCGGCGACTGGGCCGAGGACCGGCTGTTTCCCGATGCGGTCCGGTCCTGGTCCAAAGGCGAGATTCTCTCGGTGCGAAGGCCGCTCGCCACCCGGCCCTGGCAGCATGTGCTCGAGCCGTTAAGGGGCTATCTGGTACTGGCCGAAAGGCTCGCATCCGGCGCTGATCTCGCTCCGGCCTACAATTTTGGTCCCACTGAAGACAGCGCCACGGTGCGTGACGTGCTGACGCTTGCCGCATGCCATTTCGGCGGCGCCGGGATTGAATATGCCGAAATCCTGGAGGGTCCGGCGGAGGCCGAAGCATTGGCGCTCGATCCATCGCTTGCAGCAAGCGATCTGGCCATCTCCGGGCTCTGGGGACTGGACCAGACCGTGGCGCTGACCGCGCGCTGGTATCGCGAACTTCTGGGCGGGAGGTCGGGCAGGGATCTATGCGAAGAGGATTGCAGCACCTATTTCGAGGCAGCAAGCCGTGCATCGAGCGGGGTGCGCCGATGA
- the rfbF gene encoding glucose-1-phosphate cytidylyltransferase gives MKVVILAGGLGSRLSEETHLKPKPMVEIGGRPILWHIMKLYHGHGLRDFIICCGFRGYVIKEYFANYALHMSDMTFDMSDNTVHFHRQSAEDWRVTLVDTGETTLTGGRLKRVASYLESEESFCFTYGDGLSDVDIAATMAFHKSHGRLATVTAVRPPARFGALKLDGNAVQGFVEKPEGEGGFINGGFFVLSNPVLDRIEGDRTSFEDEPLATLAQEDQLRAHFHRGFWQPMDTLRDKTMLEALWTEGNAPWKSW, from the coding sequence ATGAAGGTTGTCATCCTGGCCGGCGGCCTCGGCTCCAGGCTATCGGAAGAAACCCATCTCAAGCCAAAACCCATGGTGGAGATTGGTGGACGACCGATCTTGTGGCACATCATGAAGCTTTATCACGGCCATGGCTTGAGAGATTTCATCATCTGCTGCGGGTTTCGCGGCTATGTGATCAAGGAATATTTCGCCAATTATGCGCTGCACATGTCGGACATGACCTTCGACATGTCTGACAACACCGTCCATTTCCATCGCCAGAGCGCCGAGGATTGGCGGGTCACGCTCGTTGATACCGGCGAAACCACGCTCACCGGTGGCCGGCTGAAGCGGGTTGCCTCCTATCTTGAAAGTGAAGAGAGTTTTTGCTTCACCTATGGCGATGGTCTGTCCGATGTCGACATTGCCGCGACCATGGCTTTCCATAAATCTCATGGCCGTCTGGCCACGGTGACTGCGGTGCGTCCGCCAGCCCGTTTTGGTGCGCTCAAACTGGATGGCAATGCGGTTCAGGGCTTTGTCGAGAAACCTGAAGGCGAGGGTGGCTTTATCAATGGCGGCTTTTTCGTCCTCTCCAATCCGGTTCTCGATCGTATCGAGGGAGACCGGACCAGTTTCGAAGACGAACCGCTGGCCACGTTGGCACAGGAAGACCAGTTGCGCGCCCACTTCCACCGCGGTTTCTGGCAGCCGATGGACACGTTGCGCGACAAGACCATGCTTGAGGCGCTCTGGACCGAAGGGAACGCACCATGGAAAAGCTGGTGA
- a CDS encoding helicase HerA-like C-terminal domain-containing protein gives MLEEGKLYVGTSRNPDDSINKGEYLDLKYANRHGLITGATGTGKTVTLQILTESFSNAGVPVFCADVKGDLSGIAMIGEHKDFLEKRAKTIGLDPYEFQEFPVIFWDLFGEKGHRVRTTISEMGPLLLARLMDMSDAQEGVLNIAFKLADENGLPLLDLKDLRSLLAYMAGATEKLSAMYGNITKQSLSTIQRGLLVLEQQGAENFFGEPALKISDIMRTTNDGRGAISVLAADKLMMNPRLYGTFLLWLLSELFEELPEVGDSDKPRLVFFFDEAHLLFDEAPKILIDRVEQVVRLIRSKGVGVYFVTQNPLDVPETVLSQLGNRVQHALRAYTPREQKAVKVAAETFRPNPAFDCFEAITQLGVGEALVSTLGAKGVPSMVERTLIRPPSSRLGPITEPERQKVMSVSPVAGQYDVDLDRDSAFEMLQRRAAEAATAEEKERAREEEKEEKRPESRRWTLPGYGDEDDEDDRGRSKSSRRRKSSKRPGYQRQTVTEAVIKSVARSAATSLGRALVRGILGSLKKGF, from the coding sequence ATGCTCGAAGAAGGCAAGCTCTATGTCGGCACCAGCCGCAATCCTGACGACAGCATCAACAAGGGCGAATATCTCGACCTCAAATATGCCAACCGGCACGGGCTGATCACTGGCGCCACAGGCACCGGCAAGACCGTGACGCTGCAGATCCTGACTGAGAGCTTCTCCAATGCCGGCGTTCCGGTCTTCTGCGCCGATGTCAAAGGCGACCTTTCGGGCATTGCCATGATCGGCGAGCACAAGGATTTCCTGGAAAAGCGCGCCAAGACCATCGGGTTGGATCCTTACGAATTTCAGGAATTCCCGGTGATCTTCTGGGACCTGTTCGGTGAGAAGGGCCACCGCGTCCGCACCACCATTTCGGAAATGGGGCCGCTTTTGCTAGCCCGCCTGATGGATATGTCGGATGCGCAGGAGGGCGTGCTCAACATTGCCTTCAAGCTGGCGGACGAGAACGGCCTGCCGCTTCTGGACCTCAAGGATCTGCGCTCGCTGCTGGCCTATATGGCAGGCGCGACCGAGAAACTCTCGGCCATGTATGGCAATATCACCAAGCAGTCATTGTCGACGATCCAGCGCGGATTGCTGGTGCTGGAGCAGCAGGGTGCGGAGAATTTCTTCGGTGAACCGGCACTGAAAATTTCCGATATCATGCGGACCACCAACGACGGCCGCGGGGCGATCTCGGTGCTGGCCGCCGACAAGCTGATGATGAATCCGCGGCTTTACGGCACCTTCCTGCTGTGGCTTCTGTCGGAACTGTTCGAGGAGCTTCCCGAGGTTGGAGATTCCGACAAACCACGGCTGGTTTTCTTTTTCGACGAGGCCCATTTGCTGTTTGATGAGGCGCCAAAAATCCTGATCGATCGCGTCGAACAGGTGGTCCGGCTTATTCGCTCCAAGGGCGTAGGTGTGTATTTCGTCACCCAGAACCCGCTTGATGTGCCCGAAACCGTTCTCTCGCAGCTCGGCAACCGGGTCCAGCATGCGCTCAGGGCCTATACGCCGCGCGAGCAGAAGGCTGTGAAGGTGGCGGCGGAGACCTTTCGGCCCAACCCGGCGTTCGATTGCTTTGAGGCGATCACGCAACTGGGCGTCGGCGAAGCGCTGGTATCAACACTGGGGGCCAAGGGCGTGCCCTCGATGGTCGAACGGACACTCATTCGCCCGCCATCATCCCGGCTTGGTCCGATCACCGAGCCTGAGCGGCAGAAAGTGATGTCAGTCAGTCCGGTGGCCGGTCAATATGACGTCGATCTTGACCGTGACAGCGCCTTCGAAATGCTGCAGCGTCGCGCCGCGGAGGCGGCCACGGCGGAGGAGAAAGAGCGCGCGCGGGAAGAGGAAAAGGAAGAGAAACGGCCAGAAAGCCGCCGCTGGACCCTGCCCGGCTATGGCGACGAAGACGATGAAGATGATCGCGGTCGCAGCAAATCATCCCGCCGGCGCAAGAGTTCAAAGCGACCCGGCTATCAGCGTCAGACAGTGACTGAAGCGGTGATCAAATCAGTGGCGCGATCAGCCGCAACATCGCTTGGGCGCGCTTTGGTGCGGGGCATTTTGGGATCGCTGAAGAAGGGTTTCTAA
- a CDS encoding M23 family metallopeptidase — translation MKLSKRRLALPAVLTSVLLVSGCVPQEHGWASVYKPAQFPKISVKMPANAPSISQEFLFTTNDAKHLGIDVIGKVGDPVIVVAAGWVARSYSEPMYGNRVVIEHGPDANGKRTVTVYKHLKDRLVTEGAMVARGQQIATLGTTGLLGGGIPHLHFELFRQAGGQGEVSADPHLYWVDGVGQVTCFDPAAVYDFSSFRMTYPVRCRGN, via the coding sequence ATGAAATTATCCAAACGCCGTTTAGCGTTACCTGCCGTGCTGACGTCAGTTCTGCTGGTCTCCGGCTGCGTGCCGCAGGAACACGGATGGGCGTCGGTCTACAAACCCGCCCAGTTTCCGAAAATCAGTGTAAAAATGCCGGCTAATGCGCCGTCAATCTCGCAGGAATTTTTGTTTACCACCAACGATGCCAAGCATCTTGGCATCGATGTCATTGGCAAGGTCGGAGACCCGGTCATCGTCGTCGCGGCAGGCTGGGTGGCAAGGTCCTACTCGGAGCCGATGTATGGCAATCGCGTGGTAATCGAGCACGGACCGGACGCCAACGGCAAACGCACTGTCACAGTTTACAAGCATCTCAAGGATCGTCTGGTCACTGAGGGTGCAATGGTGGCGCGCGGTCAGCAGATCGCGACACTTGGCACCACCGGCCTGCTCGGTGGCGGCATTCCGCATCTGCATTTCGAACTTTTCCGCCAGGCCGGCGGGCAGGGTGAAGTGTCGGCAGATCCGCATCTTTACTGGGTTGACGGCGTTGGCCAGGTGACCTGCTTCGACCCGGCCGCCGTCTACGATTTTTCCAGCTTCCGAATGACCTATCCGGTCCGTTGCCGCGGCAATTGA
- a CDS encoding L,D-transpeptidase has product MLGGGGKQIINHTTSRRGFLALGMGATAALAGCAGPTTGRFTEETRPLYRTPGTPDSGLTGTSNYYDSMYGPKLDEPFPLPAIPYQEIDPTFLRQEVADPTGERPGTLVVDTSQRFLFLVRENGRAMRYGVGIGRDGFSWSGRAVVQWKQKWPKWTPPTEMIGRQPELERYSAANGGMPPGLDNPLGARALYIFQNGEDTLYRLHGSPEYKSIGKAVSSGCVRLLNQDICDLYDRVPTRTPILVI; this is encoded by the coding sequence ATGCTTGGCGGCGGCGGGAAACAGATTATCAATCACACCACCTCCCGTCGCGGGTTTCTTGCGCTGGGCATGGGTGCGACTGCAGCGCTTGCCGGCTGTGCAGGTCCGACGACCGGTCGCTTTACGGAAGAAACCCGGCCGCTTTATCGTACTCCGGGTACACCTGATTCCGGGCTGACGGGAACGTCGAACTATTACGACAGCATGTATGGCCCCAAGCTCGACGAGCCGTTTCCGTTGCCGGCTATCCCCTACCAGGAGATTGATCCAACATTCCTTCGCCAGGAAGTGGCCGATCCGACCGGTGAACGCCCCGGAACCCTGGTTGTAGACACCTCCCAGCGCTTCCTCTTTCTGGTTCGTGAAAACGGCAGGGCCATGCGCTATGGCGTCGGTATCGGCCGGGATGGATTTTCCTGGTCCGGCCGGGCTGTTGTCCAGTGGAAACAGAAATGGCCCAAATGGACGCCGCCAACGGAGATGATCGGGCGCCAGCCGGAACTCGAGCGCTATTCAGCCGCAAATGGCGGCATGCCGCCCGGCCTGGACAACCCGCTCGGTGCACGCGCGCTCTACATTTTCCAGAACGGCGAGGACACACTCTACCGCCTGCATGGCAGCCCCGAATATAAGTCAATCGGCAAGGCAGTTTCTTCAGGCTGTGTGCGGTTGCTCAACCAGGATATCTGCGACCTTTATGACCGCGTGCCGACGCGAACGCCGATTCTGGTTATCTAG